A stretch of Castanea sativa cultivar Marrone di Chiusa Pesio chromosome 2, ASM4071231v1 DNA encodes these proteins:
- the LOC142624174 gene encoding calmodulin-binding transcription activator 3-like gives MAESRRYVLGNQLDIEQILIEAQSRWLRPAEICEILRNYKNFRIAPEPANMPPNGSLFLFDRKVLRYFRKDGHNWRKKKDGKTVKEAHERLKAGSIDVLHCYYAHGEDNENFQRRSYWLLEEELSHIVLVHYREVKGNRTSCNRIRETEEAVPYSQETELNSEIDSSGSTCIHPYNNQITSQNTDTTSLNSSAQASEYEDAESACNYQTSSGFHPLFELQQPMVEKINARLTEPYFPGPISDDYQGKFPTISGVDFTSLTQADKVKDGNNAALKILDFPLWEDDLGNGTSGTQAVTFEPSFLETKPDTTGILSKQENPILGQHFTSNLGEKREIGSHSQATQKEWQASEGKWHLDQNVHAESVYGVNSRFNEQDGNWVKLLNSREPFLPKTDKQDNDAMQSNLQVQLSDADHGYYLKSNPEINMALEGKTNSSFTIKKTGLDGSLMEENLKKLDSFNRWMSKELGDVNESHTQSSSEVYWDTVESENRADESNISPQVHLDNYTLGPSLSQDQLFSIIDFSPNWAFEGSEVKVLITGRFLKSQQEIENCMWSCMFGEVEVPAEVIADGVIRCHTPVHKASRVPFYVTCSNRVACSEVREFEYRVSLIKDMDIMDNSGNTNDNLRMRFKIFLSLTSAGALSTDSVIGREKSQVSSKISSLLEGDNDEWDQMLKLASEKDFSPEEVQDKLLEKLLKEKLHVWLVQKAAEDGKGPSVVDEDGQGVLHFAAALGYDWALEPTIIAGVSVNFRDVNGWTALHWAASCGRERTVVSLVSLGAAPGALTDPSPKYPSGRTAADLASAKGHKGIAGYLAESHLSTHLSSLKLDTGEGDAAEISGAKAVQKVSERSATPVSDGDLPYGLSLKDSLAAVCNASQAFARIYQVFRVESFNKKQLKEYGDDTFGMSDEQALSLLALKTNKSGQHDLPVHAAAIRIQNKFRSWKGRREFLIIRQRIVKIQAHVRGHQVRKNYKKFTWSVGIIEKIILRWRRKGSGLRGFKSEALTEGHRMQDKSSEDDYDFLKEGRKQTEQRLQKALARVKSMAQYPDARDQYRRLLNVVTDIQGSKVVGDGVPSSSEETADYNDEMIDFDAFLEDDTYMPSA, from the exons ATGGCGGAAAGCAGGCGCTACGTTCTTGGTAACCAACtag ATATTGAGCAAATACTCATAGAAGCACAAAGTCGATGGCTACGTCCAGCAGAAATTTGTGAAATACTTCGAAACTATAAGAACTTTCGTATTGCTCCAGAACCTGCGAACATGCCACCAA ATggttcactttttcttttcgaTCGGAAGGTTCTGAGATACTTCAGAAAAGATGGCCATAATTGGAGGAAGAAAAAGGATGGAAAGACGGTGAAGGAAGCTCATGAGAGGCTCAAG GCTGGAAGCATTGATGTGTTGCACTGCTACTATGCCCATGGAGAAgacaatgaaaattttcaaagacGCAGTTATTGGTTACTTGAAGA GGAGCTCTCACACATAGTGCTTGTCCACTATCGGGAAGTAAAg GGCAATAGGACAAGTTGTAACCGCATTAGAGAGACTGAAGAAGCTGTTCCCTATTCCCAAGAAACTGAACTCAATTCTGAGATAGATAGCTCTGGGTCCACTTGTATTCATCCGTATAATAACCAAATAACTTCACAAAATACAGATACAACAAGCCTCAATAGTAGTGCTCAGGCATCAGAATATGAGGATGCTGAATCAG CCTGTAATTACCAAACAAGTTCTGGATTCCATCCTCTCTTTGAATTACAACAGCCCATGGTGGAGAAGATTAATGCCAGACTCACCGAACCTTATTTTCCTGGACCAATTTCAG ATGATTATCAAGGAAAATTTCCAACCATATCGGGAGTGGATTTTACTTCACTTACTCAAGCAGATAAGGTGAAAGACGGCAACAATGCTGCACTAAAAATCCTCGATTTTCCATTGTGGGAGGATGACTTGGGAAATGGTACTTCTGGCACTCAAGCGGTGACTTTTGAGCCATCATTTCTGGAAACAAAACCTGATACCACTGGAATCCTTTCTAAACAAGAAAATCCAATACTGGGGCAGCATTTCACTAGCAACTTAGGTGAGAAGAGGGAGATTGGAAGTCACTCTCAGGCCACCCAAAAAGAATGGCAG GCTTCTGAAGGCAAATGGCACTTGGATCAGAATGTGCATGCAGAATCAGTGTATGGTGTCAATTCAAGGTTTAATGAACAAGATGGTAATTGGGTCAAACTACTCAATTCTCGGGAGCCTTTCCTTCCAAAGACTGATAAGCAAGATAATGATGCTATGCAAAGTAACCTTCAAGTACAGCTTTCAGATGCAGATCATGGATATTATCTGAAATCAAATCCAGAGATTAATATGGCCCTAGAGGGAAAAACCAACTCCTCCTTCACTATAAAGAAAACTGGGTTAGATGGCTCTCTAATGGAAGAAAATCTGAAGAAGCTTGACAGTTTCAATCGATGGATGAGCAAGGAACTTGGAGATGTAAATGAGTCACATACGCAGTCCAGTTCTGAGGTCTATTGGGATACTGTTGAAAGTGAAAATAGGGCTGATGAGTCCAATATTTCTCCTCAAGTGCACTTGGATAACTATACTCTCGGTCCCTCTCTATCCCAGGACCAGCTTTTCAGTATTATTGATTTCTCACCAAATTGGGCATTCGAGGGCTCAGAAGTTAAG GTCCTGATTACTGGAAGGTTCTTGAAGAGTCAGCAAGAAATAGAAAATTGCATGTGGTCCTGTATGTTTGGGGAAGTGGAAGTTCCAGCTGAGGTTATAGCAGACGGTGTTATACGATGTCATACTCCAGTACATAAGGCTTCAAGGGTTCCTTTTTATGTGACATGTTCCAATAGGGTAGCGTGTAGTGAAGTGCGAGAATTTGAGTACCGAGTCAGCCTTATTAAAGATATGGATATTATGGATAATAGCGGCAACACAAATGACAATCTTCGTATgcgatttaaaatttttttgtctctGACCTCTGCCGGTGCTCTGTCTACTGATTCTGTCATTGGAAGGGAGAAATCCCAAGTAAGCAGTAAAATCAGTTCATTGCTAGAAGGGGACAACGATGAATGGGATCAAATGTTAAAGCTTGCTTCTGAGAAGGATTTCTCACCTGAAGAAGTACAGGACAAGCTTCTTGAAAAGCTACTGAAAGAGAAACTGCATGTATGGCTCGTGCAGAAAGCTGCAGAAGATGGAAAAGGCCCTTCTGTTGTAGATGAGGATGGCCAAGGTGTACTGCATTTTGCAGCTGCTCTTGGCTATGATTGGGCCCTAGAACCAACAATTATTGCAGGTGTTAGTGTCAATTTCCGTGATGTGAATGGATGGACTGCACTTCATTGGGCGGCGTCTTGTGGCAG AGAGCGGACGGTTGTTTCCCTTGTCTCTCTTGGTGCGGCTCCTGGTGCATTAACTGATCCAAGTCCCAAATATCCTTCAGGCAGAACAGCTGCTGACCTAGCTTCTGCCAAAGGACACAAAGGAATTGCTGGTTATCTTGCAGAATCTCATCTGAGTACCCACCTTTCATCTCTTAAGTTGGACACCGGGGAAGGCGATGCTGCAGAGATTTCTGGGGCTAAAGCAGTACAAAAAGTTTCAGAACGAAGTGCAACTCCAGTCAGTGATGGGGATTTACCATATGGATTATCATTGAAGGATTCACTAGCTGCTGTCTGTAATGCTAGCCAAGCTTTTGCTCGTATTTATCAAGTTTTCAGGGTGGAGTCCTTTAATAAAAAGCAGTTAAAAGAGTATGGTGATGATACATTTGGAATGTCAGATGAACAAGCTCTTTCACTTCTTGCTCTTAAGACAAACAAATCAGGACAACATGATCTGCCTGTGCATGCTGCTGCAATACGGATCCAAAATAAGTTCCGCAGCTGGAAGGGTAGAAGAGAATTTTTGATAATCAGGCAGcgaattgttaaaattcag GCCCATGTAAGAGGCCACCAGGTCAGGAAGAACTATAAAAAGTTTACCTGGTCAGTAGGAATTATAGAGAAGATTATTTTGCGTTGGAGACGAAAAGGAAGTGGTTTGCGTGGATTTAAATCTGAAGCACTTACCGAGGGCCACAGAATGCAAGATAAATCTTCAGAGGATGACTATGATTTCCTGAAAGAAGGTAGAAAGCAAACTGAGCAGAGGCTGCAAAAAGCGCTTGCTAGGGTGAAGTCCATGGCTCAGTATCCGGATGCAAGAGATCAATATCGTAGGCTGCTGAACGTTGTGACTGATATTCAGGGATCCAAG GTTGTTGGTGATGGAGTTCCAAGCAGTTCAGAAGAAACGGCTGATTATAATGATGAAATGATTGATTTTGATGCATTCTTGGAGGATGACACTTACATGCCTTCAGCCTGA
- the LOC142624558 gene encoding calmodulin-binding transcription activator 3-like isoform X2, with amino-acid sequence MDSSVPSCFLLNNYQVTSQSTDTTGLNSAQALEHVNTESAGNHQASSGFHPFFKLQQPTLEKFNAGLTDPSFPGPISDDYQGNFPIILGVDFASLTSADTNVVLPEKENLILGDLVISNFGETWEFGNHPQIQKECQTSEGTSRFSEQVVNLDEQLNFLGPCLPQTDEQEIHPMQNNLQVQLSDADHGSLLEETLKKLDSFNRWMSKELGDVNEAHTQSSSEVYWDTVESENRADESNISPHVHLDNYTLGPSLSQDQLFSIIDFSPNWASEGSKVKASVGKWYLDQNVHAESVYGVNSRFNEQDGNWVKLLNSREPFLPKTDKQDNDPMRSNLQVQLSDADHGYYLKSNPEINMALEGKTNSSFTIKKTGLDGSLMEENLKKLDSFNRWMSKELGDVNESHTQSSSEVYWDTVENENRADESNISPQVHLDNYTLSPSLSQDQLFSIIDFSPNWAYEGSEVKVLITGRFLKSQQEIENCMWSCMFGEVEVPAEVIADGVIRCHTPVHKAARVPFYVTCSNRVACSEVREFEYRVSLIEDMDIMDNSGNTNDDLLMRFKIFLSLTSAGALSTDSVIGREKSQVSSKISSLLEGDNDEWDQMLKLASEKDFSPEKVQDKLLEKLLKEKLHVWLLQKAAEDGKGPSVVDEDGQGVLHFAAALGYDWALEPTIIAGVSVNFRDVNGWTALHWAAFCGRERTVVSLVSLGAAPGALTDPSPKFPSGRTAADLASAEGHKGIAGYLAESHLSTHLSSLKLDTGEGDAAEISGANAVQKVSERSATPVSDGDLPYGLSLKDSLAAVCNASQAFARIYQVFRVESFNKKQLKEYGDDTFGMSDEQALSLLALKTNKSGQHDLPVHAAAIRIQNKFRSWKGRREFLIIRQRIVKIQAHVRGHQVRKNHKKFTWSVGIIGKIILRWRRKGCGLRGFKSEALTEGHRMQDKYSEDDYDFLKEGRKQTEQRLQKALARVKSMAQYPDARDQYRRLLNVVTDIQGSKVVGDGVPRSSEETADYNDEMIDFDAFLEDDTYMSSA; translated from the exons ATGGATAGCTCTGTGCCCTCTTGTTTTCTTCTGAATAATTACCAAGTAACTTCACAAAGTACAGATACAACAGGCCTCAACAGTGCTCAGGCATTAGAACATGTGAATACTGAATCAG CTGGTAATCACCAAGCAAGTTCTGGATTCCATCCTTTCTTCAAATTGCAACAGCCCACGTTGGAAAAGTTTAATGCTGGACTCACTGATCCTTCTTTTCCTGGACCAATTTCAG ATGATTATCAAGGAAACTTCCCAATCATTTTGGGGGTGGATTTTGCTTCACTTACTTCAGCAGATACCAATGTAGTCCTTcctgaaaaagaaaacttgataCTGGGGGACCTTGTCATTAGCAACTTTGGTGAGACATGGGAGTTTGGGAATCACCCTCAAATCCAAAAAGAGTGTCAG ACTTCTGAAGGCACTTCTAGGTTTTCTGAACAAGTTGTTAATTTGGATGAACAACTCAATTTTTTGGGGCCTTGCCTTCCACAGACTGATGAGCAAGAAATTCATCCTATGCAAAATAACCTTCAAGTACAGCTTTCAGATGCAGATCATGGCTCTCTATTGGAAGAAACTCTGAAGAAGCTTGACAGTTTCAACCGATGGATGAGCAAGGAACTTGGAGATGTAAATGAAGCACATACGCAGTCCAGTTCTGAGGTCTATTGGGATACTGTTGAAAGTGAAAATAGGGCTGATGAGTCCAATATTTCTCCTCACGTGCACTTGGATAACTATACTCTCGGTCCCTCTCTATCCCAGGACCAGCTTTTCAGCATTATTGATTTCTCACCAAATTGGGCATCCGAGGGCTCAAAAGTTAAG GCTTCTGTAGGCAAATGGTACTTGGATCAGAATGTGCATGCAGAATCAGTGTATGGTGTCAATTCAAGGTTTAATGAACAAGATGGTAATTGGGTCAAACTACTCAATTCTCGGGAGCCTTTCCTTCCGAAGACTGATAAGCAAGATAATGATCCTATGCGAAGTAACCTTCAAGTACAGCTTTCAGATGCAGATCATGGATATTATCTGAAATCAAATCCCGAGATTAATATGGCCCTAGAGGGAAAAACCAACTCCTCTTTCACTATAAAGAAAACTGGGTTAGATGGCTCTCTAATGGAAGAAAATCTGAAGAAGCTTGACAGTTTCAACCGATGGATGAGCAAGGAACTTGGAGATGTAAATGAGTCACATACGCAGTCCAGTTCTGAGGTCTATTGGGATActgttgaaaatgaaaatagggCTGATGAGTCCAATATTTCTCCTCAAGTGCACTTGGATAACTATACTCTCAGTCCCTCTCTATCCCAGGACCAGCTTTTCAGTATTATTGATTTCTCACCGAATTGGGCATACGAGGGCTCAGAAGTTAAG GTCCTGATTACTGGAAGGTTCTTGAAGAGTCAACAAGAAATAGAAAATTGCATGTGGTCCTGTATGTTTGGGGAAGTGGAAGTTCCAGCTGAGGTTATAGCGGACGGTGTTATACGATGTCATACTCCAGTACATAAGGCTGCAAGGGTTCCTTTTTATGTGACATGTTCCAATAGGGTAGCGTGTAGTGAAGTGCGAGAATTTGAGTACCGAGTCAGCCTTATTGAAGATATGGATATTATGGATAATAGTGGCAACACAAATGACGATCTTCTTATgcgatttaaaatttttttgtctctGACCTCTGCCGGCGCTCTGTCTACTGATTCTGTCATTGGAAGGGAGAAATCCCAAGTAAGCAGTAAAATCAGTTCATTGCTAGAAGGGGACAATGATGAATGGGATCAAATGTTAAAGCTTGCTTCTGAGAAGGATTTCTCTCCTGAAAAAGTACAGGACAAGCTTCTTGAAAAGCTACTGAAAGAGAAGTTGCATGTATGGCTCCTGCAGAAAGCAGCAGAAGATGGAAAAGGCCCTTCTGTTGTAGATGAGGATGGCCAAGGTGTACTGCATTTTGCAGCTGCTCTTGGCTATGATTGGGCCCTAGAACCAACAATTATTGCAGGTGTTAGTGTCAATTTCCGTGATGTGAATGGATGGACTGCACTTCATTGGGCGGCGTTTTGTGGCAG AGAGCGGACGGTTGTTTCCCTTGTCTCTCTTGGTGCGGCTCCTGGTGCATTAACTGATCCAAGTCCCAAATTTCCTTCAGGCAGAACAGCTGCTGACCTAGCTTCTGCTGAAGGACACAAAGGAATTGCTGGTTATCTTGCAGAATCTCATCTGAGTACCCACCTTTCATCTCTTAAGTTGGACACTGGGGAAGGCGATGCTGCAGAGATTTCTGGGGCTAATGCAGTACAAAAAGTTTCAGAACGAAGTGCAACTCCAGTCAGTGATGGGGATTTACCATATGGATTATCATTGAAGGATTCACTAGCTGCTGTCTGTAATGCTAGCCAAGCTTTTGCTCGTATTTATCAAGTTTTCAGGGTGGAGTCCTTTAATAAAAAGCAGTTAAAGGAGTATGGTGATGATACATTTGGAATGTCAGATGAACAAGCTCTTTCACTTCTTGCTCTTAAGACAAACAAATCAGGACAACATGATCTGCCTGTGCATGCTGCTGCAATACGGATCCAAAATAAGTTCCGCAGCTGGAAGGGTAGAAGAGAATTTTTGATAATCAGGCAGcgaattgttaaaattcag GCCCATGTAAGAGGCCACCAGGTCAGGAAGAACCATAAAAAGTTTACCTGGTCGGTAGGAATTATAGGGAAGATTATTTTGCGTTGGAGACGAAAAGGGTGTGGTTTGCGTGGATTTAAATCTGAAGCACTTACCGAGGGCCACAGAATGCAAGATAAATATTCAGAGGATGACTATGATTTCCTGAAAGAAGGTAGAAAGCAAACTGAGCAGAGGCTGCAAAAAGCGCTTGCTAGGGTGAAGTCCATGGCTCAGTATCCAGATGCAAGAGATCAATATCGTAGGCTGCTGAACGTTGTGACTGATATTCAGGGATCCAAG GTTGTTGGTGATGGAGTTCCACGCAGTTCAGAAGAAACGGCTGATTATAATGATGAAATGATTGATTTTGATGCATTCTTGGAGGATGACACTTACATGTCTTCAGCCTGA
- the LOC142624558 gene encoding calmodulin-binding transcription activator 3-like isoform X1, with protein sequence MTKGRHSGLGNQLINANQIVTEAQKRWLHTAEICGILHNYKNFPLAAKPANMPPSGSFFLFNRKELRCFRKDGYNWTKKKRDGKTVMEGHEKLKVGGIGVLNCYYAHREENKNFQRRSYWLLQGEPCHVVLVHYREVKGTRKNFNRSKETEEAVPYSQETEPNSEMDSSVPSCFLLNNYQVTSQSTDTTGLNSAQALEHVNTESAGNHQASSGFHPFFKLQQPTLEKFNAGLTDPSFPGPISDDYQGNFPIILGVDFASLTSADTNVVLPEKENLILGDLVISNFGETWEFGNHPQIQKECQTSEGTSRFSEQVVNLDEQLNFLGPCLPQTDEQEIHPMQNNLQVQLSDADHGSLLEETLKKLDSFNRWMSKELGDVNEAHTQSSSEVYWDTVESENRADESNISPHVHLDNYTLGPSLSQDQLFSIIDFSPNWASEGSKVKASVGKWYLDQNVHAESVYGVNSRFNEQDGNWVKLLNSREPFLPKTDKQDNDPMRSNLQVQLSDADHGYYLKSNPEINMALEGKTNSSFTIKKTGLDGSLMEENLKKLDSFNRWMSKELGDVNESHTQSSSEVYWDTVENENRADESNISPQVHLDNYTLSPSLSQDQLFSIIDFSPNWAYEGSEVKVLITGRFLKSQQEIENCMWSCMFGEVEVPAEVIADGVIRCHTPVHKAARVPFYVTCSNRVACSEVREFEYRVSLIEDMDIMDNSGNTNDDLLMRFKIFLSLTSAGALSTDSVIGREKSQVSSKISSLLEGDNDEWDQMLKLASEKDFSPEKVQDKLLEKLLKEKLHVWLLQKAAEDGKGPSVVDEDGQGVLHFAAALGYDWALEPTIIAGVSVNFRDVNGWTALHWAAFCGRERTVVSLVSLGAAPGALTDPSPKFPSGRTAADLASAEGHKGIAGYLAESHLSTHLSSLKLDTGEGDAAEISGANAVQKVSERSATPVSDGDLPYGLSLKDSLAAVCNASQAFARIYQVFRVESFNKKQLKEYGDDTFGMSDEQALSLLALKTNKSGQHDLPVHAAAIRIQNKFRSWKGRREFLIIRQRIVKIQAHVRGHQVRKNHKKFTWSVGIIGKIILRWRRKGCGLRGFKSEALTEGHRMQDKYSEDDYDFLKEGRKQTEQRLQKALARVKSMAQYPDARDQYRRLLNVVTDIQGSKVVGDGVPRSSEETADYNDEMIDFDAFLEDDTYMSSA encoded by the exons ATGACGAAGGGCAGGCACTCTGGTCTTGGTAACCAACTAATaa ATGCTAACCAAATAGTCACAGAAGCACAAAAACGATGGCTACATACAGCTGAAATTTGTGGAATTCTTCACAATTATAAGAACTTTCCTCTTGCTGCAAAACCTGCAAATATGCCTCCAA GTggatcattttttctttttaaccgGAAGGAGCTGAGATGCTTCAGAAAAGATGGCTATAACTGGACGAAGAAGAAACGGGATGGAAAGACTGTGATGGAAGGTCATGAGAAGCTCAAG GTGGGAGGCATTGGGGTGTTGAACTGCTACTATGCCCATcgtgaagaaaataaaaattttcaaagacgCAGTTATTGGTTGCTCCAAGG GGAGCCCTGTCACGTGGTTCTTGTCCACTATCGGGAAGTAAAG GGCACTAGGAAAAATTTTAACCGCAGTAAAGAAACTGAAGAAGCTGTTCCCTATTCCCAAGAAACTGAACCCAATTCTGAGATGGATAGCTCTGTGCCCTCTTGTTTTCTTCTGAATAATTACCAAGTAACTTCACAAAGTACAGATACAACAGGCCTCAACAGTGCTCAGGCATTAGAACATGTGAATACTGAATCAG CTGGTAATCACCAAGCAAGTTCTGGATTCCATCCTTTCTTCAAATTGCAACAGCCCACGTTGGAAAAGTTTAATGCTGGACTCACTGATCCTTCTTTTCCTGGACCAATTTCAG ATGATTATCAAGGAAACTTCCCAATCATTTTGGGGGTGGATTTTGCTTCACTTACTTCAGCAGATACCAATGTAGTCCTTcctgaaaaagaaaacttgataCTGGGGGACCTTGTCATTAGCAACTTTGGTGAGACATGGGAGTTTGGGAATCACCCTCAAATCCAAAAAGAGTGTCAG ACTTCTGAAGGCACTTCTAGGTTTTCTGAACAAGTTGTTAATTTGGATGAACAACTCAATTTTTTGGGGCCTTGCCTTCCACAGACTGATGAGCAAGAAATTCATCCTATGCAAAATAACCTTCAAGTACAGCTTTCAGATGCAGATCATGGCTCTCTATTGGAAGAAACTCTGAAGAAGCTTGACAGTTTCAACCGATGGATGAGCAAGGAACTTGGAGATGTAAATGAAGCACATACGCAGTCCAGTTCTGAGGTCTATTGGGATACTGTTGAAAGTGAAAATAGGGCTGATGAGTCCAATATTTCTCCTCACGTGCACTTGGATAACTATACTCTCGGTCCCTCTCTATCCCAGGACCAGCTTTTCAGCATTATTGATTTCTCACCAAATTGGGCATCCGAGGGCTCAAAAGTTAAG GCTTCTGTAGGCAAATGGTACTTGGATCAGAATGTGCATGCAGAATCAGTGTATGGTGTCAATTCAAGGTTTAATGAACAAGATGGTAATTGGGTCAAACTACTCAATTCTCGGGAGCCTTTCCTTCCGAAGACTGATAAGCAAGATAATGATCCTATGCGAAGTAACCTTCAAGTACAGCTTTCAGATGCAGATCATGGATATTATCTGAAATCAAATCCCGAGATTAATATGGCCCTAGAGGGAAAAACCAACTCCTCTTTCACTATAAAGAAAACTGGGTTAGATGGCTCTCTAATGGAAGAAAATCTGAAGAAGCTTGACAGTTTCAACCGATGGATGAGCAAGGAACTTGGAGATGTAAATGAGTCACATACGCAGTCCAGTTCTGAGGTCTATTGGGATActgttgaaaatgaaaatagggCTGATGAGTCCAATATTTCTCCTCAAGTGCACTTGGATAACTATACTCTCAGTCCCTCTCTATCCCAGGACCAGCTTTTCAGTATTATTGATTTCTCACCGAATTGGGCATACGAGGGCTCAGAAGTTAAG GTCCTGATTACTGGAAGGTTCTTGAAGAGTCAACAAGAAATAGAAAATTGCATGTGGTCCTGTATGTTTGGGGAAGTGGAAGTTCCAGCTGAGGTTATAGCGGACGGTGTTATACGATGTCATACTCCAGTACATAAGGCTGCAAGGGTTCCTTTTTATGTGACATGTTCCAATAGGGTAGCGTGTAGTGAAGTGCGAGAATTTGAGTACCGAGTCAGCCTTATTGAAGATATGGATATTATGGATAATAGTGGCAACACAAATGACGATCTTCTTATgcgatttaaaatttttttgtctctGACCTCTGCCGGCGCTCTGTCTACTGATTCTGTCATTGGAAGGGAGAAATCCCAAGTAAGCAGTAAAATCAGTTCATTGCTAGAAGGGGACAATGATGAATGGGATCAAATGTTAAAGCTTGCTTCTGAGAAGGATTTCTCTCCTGAAAAAGTACAGGACAAGCTTCTTGAAAAGCTACTGAAAGAGAAGTTGCATGTATGGCTCCTGCAGAAAGCAGCAGAAGATGGAAAAGGCCCTTCTGTTGTAGATGAGGATGGCCAAGGTGTACTGCATTTTGCAGCTGCTCTTGGCTATGATTGGGCCCTAGAACCAACAATTATTGCAGGTGTTAGTGTCAATTTCCGTGATGTGAATGGATGGACTGCACTTCATTGGGCGGCGTTTTGTGGCAG AGAGCGGACGGTTGTTTCCCTTGTCTCTCTTGGTGCGGCTCCTGGTGCATTAACTGATCCAAGTCCCAAATTTCCTTCAGGCAGAACAGCTGCTGACCTAGCTTCTGCTGAAGGACACAAAGGAATTGCTGGTTATCTTGCAGAATCTCATCTGAGTACCCACCTTTCATCTCTTAAGTTGGACACTGGGGAAGGCGATGCTGCAGAGATTTCTGGGGCTAATGCAGTACAAAAAGTTTCAGAACGAAGTGCAACTCCAGTCAGTGATGGGGATTTACCATATGGATTATCATTGAAGGATTCACTAGCTGCTGTCTGTAATGCTAGCCAAGCTTTTGCTCGTATTTATCAAGTTTTCAGGGTGGAGTCCTTTAATAAAAAGCAGTTAAAGGAGTATGGTGATGATACATTTGGAATGTCAGATGAACAAGCTCTTTCACTTCTTGCTCTTAAGACAAACAAATCAGGACAACATGATCTGCCTGTGCATGCTGCTGCAATACGGATCCAAAATAAGTTCCGCAGCTGGAAGGGTAGAAGAGAATTTTTGATAATCAGGCAGcgaattgttaaaattcag GCCCATGTAAGAGGCCACCAGGTCAGGAAGAACCATAAAAAGTTTACCTGGTCGGTAGGAATTATAGGGAAGATTATTTTGCGTTGGAGACGAAAAGGGTGTGGTTTGCGTGGATTTAAATCTGAAGCACTTACCGAGGGCCACAGAATGCAAGATAAATATTCAGAGGATGACTATGATTTCCTGAAAGAAGGTAGAAAGCAAACTGAGCAGAGGCTGCAAAAAGCGCTTGCTAGGGTGAAGTCCATGGCTCAGTATCCAGATGCAAGAGATCAATATCGTAGGCTGCTGAACGTTGTGACTGATATTCAGGGATCCAAG GTTGTTGGTGATGGAGTTCCACGCAGTTCAGAAGAAACGGCTGATTATAATGATGAAATGATTGATTTTGATGCATTCTTGGAGGATGACACTTACATGTCTTCAGCCTGA